From one Streptomyces mobaraensis genomic stretch:
- the tuf gene encoding elongation factor Tu — translation MAKAKFERTKPHVNIGTIGHVDHGKTTLTAAITKVLHDAHPELNPFTPFDQIDKAPEERQRGITISIAHVEYQTESRHYAHVDCPGHADYIKNMITGAAQMDGAILVVAATDGPMPQTKEHVLLARQSGVPYIVVALNKADMVDDEEILELVELEVRELLNEYEFPGDDAPVVKVSALKALEGDAEWGQSVMNLMNAVDENIPQPERDVDKPFLMPIEDVFTITGRGTVVTGRIERGVLKVNETVDIIGIKTEKTTTTVTGIEMFRKLLDEGQAGENVGLLLRGIKREDVERGQCIIKPGSVTPHTEFEATAYILSKDEGGRHTPFFNNYRPQFYFRTTDVTGVVTLKEGTEMVMPGDNAEMSVSLIQPVAMEEGLRFTIREGGRTVGAGQVTKINK, via the coding sequence GTGGCGAAGGCGAAGTTCGAGCGGACTAAGCCGCACGTCAACATCGGCACCATCGGTCACGTCGACCACGGTAAGACCACTCTTACCGCGGCGATCACCAAGGTGCTGCACGACGCGCACCCGGAGCTGAACCCCTTCACGCCGTTCGACCAGATCGACAAGGCGCCTGAGGAGCGGCAGCGCGGTATCACCATCTCGATCGCGCACGTCGAGTACCAGACCGAGTCGCGTCACTACGCCCACGTCGACTGCCCGGGTCACGCGGACTACATCAAGAACATGATCACCGGTGCCGCCCAGATGGACGGCGCGATCCTCGTGGTCGCCGCGACCGACGGTCCGATGCCGCAGACCAAGGAGCACGTGCTCCTGGCCCGCCAGTCCGGCGTTCCGTACATCGTCGTCGCCCTGAACAAGGCCGACATGGTGGACGACGAGGAGATCCTGGAGCTCGTCGAGCTCGAGGTCCGTGAGCTCCTCAACGAGTACGAGTTCCCGGGCGACGACGCTCCGGTCGTCAAGGTCTCGGCGCTGAAGGCGCTCGAGGGCGACGCCGAGTGGGGCCAGTCGGTCATGAACCTCATGAACGCCGTCGACGAGAACATCCCGCAGCCCGAGCGTGACGTCGACAAGCCGTTCCTGATGCCGATCGAGGACGTCTTCACGATCACCGGTCGTGGCACCGTCGTCACCGGTCGTATCGAGCGTGGTGTCCTGAAGGTCAACGAGACCGTCGACATCATCGGCATCAAGACCGAGAAGACCACCACCACGGTCACCGGTATCGAGATGTTCCGCAAGCTGCTCGACGAGGGCCAGGCCGGTGAGAACGTCGGTCTGCTCCTCCGTGGCATCAAGCGCGAGGACGTCGAGCGCGGCCAGTGCATCATCAAGCCGGGTTCGGTCACCCCGCACACCGAGTTCGAGGCCACGGCCTACATCCTGTCGAAGGACGAGGGTGGCCGTCACACCCCGTTCTTCAACAACTACCGTCCGCAGTTCTACTTCCGTACGACTGACGTGACCGGTGTCGTGACCCTCAAGGAGGGCACGGAGATGGTCATGCCCGGCGACAACGCCGAGATGTCCGTCTCCCTGATCCAGCCCGTCGCGATGGAGGAGGGCCTGCGCTTCACCATCCGTGAGGGCGGCCGCACCGTCGGCGCCGGCCAGGTCACCAAGATCAACAAGTAA
- a CDS encoding PIG-L family deacetylase encodes MLAGIAAVTAAVATGCSDSGSEKSAPSASPVRAVDPRTTQPFGDVRGPLLLQVLAHPDDDLFFMNPDALHMVRAGVPVVSVYVTAGEAIGQNWVEGMPRKERQHHDKAAYSSARHQGLRQAYARMLGKHPFTPWKKSVLSLPGGVKAETDELVAGDRRARLIFLNIAMLSEHSVRMPQLWDQPGAEAKSLVAKGSPCTEVSTYRHSTLVDALATIMDRFRPTVVHTMDPDPDYQVHDATHPKDNDYGACSDHRDHTPTALFTWKALSQWSADTTRREKHPPRFVTTSYRGYYNQRWPHNLPHEIVAQKHELVEAYGGAPDWHCGNDGGCGDYGQGGDRPLKNRKGWIRSTHYRHPGATPTVDSDRGGRLEAYGVLGLHAVRWRETSAGSGRWGAPENLGGGPLAPALSTVRDADGRRLVFALRFSALEGEGRKNTREVVVLGQRTPDGPFTGWTGLGNPEHDPDRGRRVGIPVAVTDTDGRVHLFVRNAGKGVSTRVRERNGKWGKWRNLGGQDVQEGLTVALDGDRRIHVLGVGRDTVHHWSQDGPGKPMRFLPLDDLPKPAGDPVAAHPGDDGKLVIVYRQPAQSRPEAYRLTGDTATEKLKDSAVRDLVGYGPLTARALPQRGHRDALMVLSKDLEGRAQVLDAASDDAHPTVADHQPIPVATPALHTDGAHRLCVVGLSPDASPWIWRPDLS; translated from the coding sequence GTGCTCGCCGGGATCGCGGCCGTCACGGCCGCCGTGGCGACGGGATGCAGCGACAGCGGTTCCGAGAAGTCCGCCCCCTCCGCCTCCCCCGTCCGCGCCGTGGACCCGCGCACCACCCAGCCCTTCGGTGACGTACGCGGCCCGCTGCTGCTCCAGGTGCTGGCGCACCCGGACGACGACCTGTTCTTCATGAACCCGGACGCGCTGCACATGGTCCGCGCCGGCGTCCCCGTGGTCTCCGTCTACGTCACGGCCGGCGAGGCCATAGGACAGAACTGGGTGGAGGGCATGCCGCGCAAGGAGCGGCAGCACCACGACAAGGCGGCCTACTCCTCCGCCCGCCACCAGGGCCTGCGCCAGGCGTACGCGCGGATGCTGGGCAAGCACCCGTTCACCCCCTGGAAGAAGTCCGTGCTGAGCCTGCCGGGCGGGGTGAAGGCCGAGACCGACGAGCTCGTGGCCGGGGACCGCCGGGCCCGCCTGATCTTCCTCAACATCGCCATGCTCTCCGAGCACAGCGTCCGGATGCCGCAGCTCTGGGACCAGCCGGGGGCGGAGGCGAAGTCCCTGGTCGCCAAGGGTTCGCCCTGCACCGAGGTGAGCACCTACCGGCACAGCACGCTGGTGGACGCCCTGGCAACGATCATGGACCGTTTCCGGCCGACCGTGGTCCACACCATGGACCCGGACCCCGACTACCAGGTCCACGACGCCACGCACCCCAAGGACAACGACTACGGCGCGTGCTCGGACCACCGCGACCACACCCCGACCGCCCTCTTCACCTGGAAGGCGCTCTCCCAGTGGTCGGCGGACACCACCCGCCGCGAGAAGCACCCGCCACGCTTCGTGACGACCTCCTACCGCGGGTACTACAACCAGCGCTGGCCGCACAACCTCCCGCACGAGATCGTCGCCCAGAAGCACGAGCTGGTGGAGGCGTACGGCGGCGCGCCCGACTGGCACTGCGGCAACGACGGCGGCTGCGGCGACTACGGCCAGGGCGGCGACCGCCCGCTGAAGAACCGCAAGGGCTGGATCCGCTCCACCCACTACCGCCACCCGGGCGCCACGCCGACGGTGGACAGCGACCGCGGCGGCCGCCTGGAGGCGTACGGGGTCCTCGGCCTGCACGCCGTGCGCTGGCGCGAGACGTCGGCGGGCAGCGGCCGTTGGGGCGCCCCCGAGAACCTCGGCGGCGGCCCGCTGGCCCCCGCCCTGTCCACGGTCAGGGACGCCGACGGCCGCCGCCTGGTCTTCGCGCTGCGCTTCTCCGCCCTGGAGGGCGAGGGCCGCAAGAACACCCGCGAGGTCGTCGTCCTGGGCCAGCGCACCCCCGACGGCCCGTTCACCGGCTGGACCGGCCTCGGCAACCCCGAGCACGACCCCGACCGCGGCCGCCGGGTGGGCATCCCGGTGGCGGTCACCGACACCGACGGGCGCGTCCACCTGTTCGTCCGCAACGCGGGCAAGGGCGTCTCCACCCGGGTGCGCGAGCGGAACGGCAAGTGGGGCAAGTGGCGCAACCTCGGCGGGCAGGACGTCCAGGAGGGCCTGACCGTCGCGCTGGACGGCGACCGCCGGATCCACGTCCTCGGCGTCGGCCGCGACACCGTGCACCACTGGAGCCAGGACGGCCCCGGCAAGCCGATGCGCTTCCTCCCTCTGGACGACCTCCCGAAGCCCGCGGGCGACCCCGTCGCGGCCCACCCGGGCGACGACGGGAAGCTGGTGATCGTCTACCGCCAGCCGGCCCAGAGCCGCCCCGAGGCGTACCGCCTCACCGGCGACACGGCCACGGAGAAGCTCAAGGACTCCGCGGTCCGCGACCTCGTCGGCTACGGCCCGCTCACCGCCCGCGCCCTGCCGCAACGCGGCCACCGGGACGCCCTGATGGTCCTGAGCAAGGACCTGGAGGGCCGCGCCCAGGTCCTGGACGCCGCCTCCGACGACGCCCACCCCACGGTCGCCGACCACCAGCCGATCCCGGTGGCCACCCCGGCCCTCCACACGGACGGCGCCCACCGCCTGTGCGTGGTCGGCCTGTCCCCGGACGCGAGCCCATGGATCTGGCGCCCGGACCTGAGCTAG
- the rplC gene encoding 50S ribosomal protein L3, protein MAKQIKGVLGEKLGMTQVWDENNRVVPVTVVKAGPCVVTQVRTNDADGYESVQIAFGEIDPRKVNKPLKGHFAKADVTPRRHMVEIRTSDAAEYTLGQEITADVFEAGVKVDVTGKSKGKGFAGVMKRHNFRGLGAGHGTQRKHRSPGSIGGCATPGRVFKGLRMAGRMGNERVTTQNLTVHAVDAEKGLLLIKGAVPGPNGGLVLVRTAAKGA, encoded by the coding sequence ATGGCTAAGCAGATCAAGGGCGTCCTGGGCGAGAAGCTCGGCATGACGCAGGTCTGGGACGAGAACAACCGTGTCGTCCCGGTCACCGTTGTCAAGGCCGGCCCCTGCGTTGTCACGCAGGTCCGCACCAACGACGCCGACGGCTACGAGTCGGTCCAGATCGCCTTCGGCGAGATCGACCCGCGCAAGGTGAACAAGCCCCTCAAGGGCCACTTCGCCAAGGCCGACGTGACCCCCCGCCGCCACATGGTGGAGATCCGCACCTCCGACGCCGCCGAGTACACGCTCGGCCAGGAGATCACCGCGGACGTGTTCGAGGCCGGCGTCAAGGTTGACGTCACGGGCAAGAGCAAGGGCAAGGGCTTCGCCGGTGTCATGAAGCGCCACAACTTCCGTGGCCTCGGCGCCGGGCACGGCACCCAGCGCAAGCACCGCTCCCCCGGTTCGATCGGTGGCTGCGCCACCCCGGGCCGTGTGTTCAAGGGCCTCCGCATGGCGGGCCGCATGGGCAACGAGCGGGTCACCACCCAGAACCTGACCGTCCACGCCGTTGACGCGGAGAAGGGCCTGCTCCTCATCAAGGGCGCGGTTCCTGGTCCGAACGGCGGCCTCGTCCTGGTCCGTACCGCGGCCAAGGGGGCCTGA
- the rpsJ gene encoding 30S ribosomal protein S10, translated as MAGQKIRIRLKAYDHEVIDSSAKKIVETVTRTGASVAGPVPLPTEKNVYCVIKSPHKYKDSREHFEMRTHKRLIDILDPTPKTVDSLMRLDLPAGVDIEIKL; from the coding sequence ATGGCGGGACAGAAGATCCGCATCCGGCTCAAGGCCTACGACCACGAGGTCATCGACTCCTCGGCGAAGAAGATCGTCGAGACGGTGACCCGCACTGGTGCGTCGGTCGCGGGCCCGGTGCCGCTGCCCACTGAGAAGAACGTGTACTGCGTCATCAAGTCGCCGCACAAGTACAAGGACTCGCGCGAGCACTTCGAGATGCGCACGCACAAGCGCCTCATCGACATCCTCGACCCCACGCCGAAGACGGTTGACTCGCTCATGCGCCTCGACCTGCCGGCGGGCGTCGACATCGAGATCAAGCTCTGA
- a CDS encoding helix-turn-helix transcriptional regulator, with protein sequence MLVDREAELATLSAALAESARGTGAFAVVHGATALGKTELLHALRTRATEHGFTVRTALGSRTEQPFPYALMDQLVPELSLLGTEFDQTDPQHTVPPHTLRRIYHTTLTLAADRPLLLCVDDLHYADHASQQCLLYLVRRLRTARAALVVTEAPHGTAHRTLLAELQYQPRTRHLILAPLSPRGIAGLLTHHLGEPAAARLTAHVHRLTGGNPLLVRALLDDAAATADTIPAPGAAYRSAVLACAHRGGADALAVARAMAVLGTASAPRPDIPDAPETTPLTNPGSPASPDTALLAATAALTLRAVPPALAALTASALYDDTHRPRHPAVDEALLADPGLSSAAHTALRARAARALHAQGAPAVAVAAQLLAGAPLGESWEAPVFRAAAEEHLAAGDTILAARYLRCAVLRADDSPQGLADRLATVAVAWRLDPPGVITQLRALAGHARTGLLPPRATLHIIQALLWHGREEDAITAAETLPAEDADPRYATELAVTRLRLTHTYPGTLPWMPAVLRRPAPEPAPDGRPEPVEVAAARTLHTALTGAEPDDVAAAAERVLRSPGIIDHRPDAVVVAVQSLVHIDRLDAADAWSERFLAPRPGFPAPTPVRQALLHQTRSFVLLRRGEPAAALEHGTRALDLMPEAGWGTALAFPLAVLAEAHTALGEHDRAAEVLNRPLPEATHRTIFTIHHQHARGLHHLALDRPREALACFVSCGETLRSWGLDTPSLAPWRIGAAEAWLALGRPERAVRLLDDRQAAPVHRRPRPRAGALRVLAATEPPERRAATLARALELYRVCGDRLGIARTLADLATAVEKRSVPAPAPGVVLTTAEHRVAVLAARGLSNREVAAELSIAVSTVEQHLTRVYRKYRIRHRRDLRTRLATGT encoded by the coding sequence ATGCTCGTCGACCGCGAAGCCGAACTCGCCACCCTCTCCGCGGCCCTGGCGGAAAGCGCCCGCGGCACCGGCGCCTTCGCGGTCGTCCACGGCGCGACGGCCCTGGGCAAGACGGAACTGCTCCACGCCCTCCGCACCCGGGCCACGGAACACGGCTTCACGGTCCGCACCGCACTCGGCAGCCGCACCGAACAGCCCTTCCCCTACGCGCTGATGGACCAGCTGGTCCCCGAACTGTCCCTCCTGGGAACAGAGTTCGACCAGACAGACCCCCAACACACCGTCCCCCCGCACACCCTCCGCCGCATCTACCACACCACCCTCACCCTCGCAGCGGACCGCCCCCTCCTCCTCTGCGTGGACGATCTCCACTACGCGGACCACGCTTCCCAGCAGTGCCTCCTCTATCTGGTCCGCAGGCTGCGCACGGCCCGAGCCGCCCTGGTCGTCACCGAGGCCCCGCACGGCACGGCACACCGCACCCTGCTGGCCGAACTCCAGTACCAGCCCCGAACACGCCACCTGATCCTCGCGCCGCTCAGTCCCCGCGGGATCGCCGGCCTCCTCACCCACCACCTCGGCGAGCCGGCCGCGGCCCGCCTGACCGCGCACGTCCACCGCCTGACCGGCGGCAACCCGCTCCTCGTCCGCGCCCTGCTGGACGACGCCGCCGCCACGGCGGACACGATCCCCGCGCCCGGCGCGGCGTACCGGAGCGCGGTGCTCGCCTGCGCCCACCGCGGCGGCGCCGACGCCCTGGCCGTGGCCCGCGCCATGGCCGTCCTCGGCACCGCGAGCGCCCCACGCCCGGACATCCCCGACGCTCCCGAGACAACCCCCCTCACGAACCCCGGCAGCCCCGCCAGCCCCGACACCGCCCTCCTCGCGGCCACCGCGGCCCTCACCCTCCGCGCCGTCCCCCCGGCCCTGGCCGCCCTCACCGCGTCGGCCCTCTACGACGACACCCACCGCCCCCGCCACCCGGCCGTGGACGAAGCCCTCCTCGCCGACCCGGGCCTCTCCTCCGCCGCCCACACCGCCCTGCGCGCCCGCGCGGCCCGGGCGCTGCACGCCCAGGGCGCCCCGGCCGTCGCGGTGGCCGCGCAGCTGCTGGCGGGTGCCCCGCTGGGCGAGAGCTGGGAGGCGCCGGTGTTCCGCGCGGCGGCCGAGGAGCACCTGGCGGCCGGTGACACCATCCTCGCCGCCCGCTACCTCCGCTGCGCCGTCCTCCGCGCGGACGACTCCCCCCAGGGCCTGGCGGACCGGCTGGCCACGGTGGCCGTCGCCTGGCGGCTCGACCCGCCGGGCGTGATCACCCAGCTCAGGGCGCTCGCCGGGCACGCCCGTACCGGCCTGCTGCCGCCCCGCGCGACCCTGCACATCATCCAGGCCCTGCTGTGGCACGGCCGCGAGGAGGACGCGATCACGGCCGCCGAGACGCTGCCGGCCGAGGACGCGGACCCCCGCTACGCCACCGAGCTGGCCGTCACCCGCCTCCGGCTGACCCACACCTATCCCGGCACCCTCCCCTGGATGCCGGCCGTGCTCCGCCGGCCCGCCCCCGAGCCCGCCCCCGACGGCCGGCCGGAACCCGTGGAGGTGGCGGCGGCGCGCACCCTGCACACGGCGCTGACCGGCGCCGAGCCCGACGACGTGGCCGCGGCGGCGGAACGCGTCCTGCGCTCCCCCGGCATCATCGACCACCGCCCGGACGCTGTCGTCGTGGCCGTGCAGTCCCTGGTGCACATCGACCGTCTCGACGCGGCGGACGCCTGGTCCGAACGGTTCCTCGCCCCCCGCCCGGGGTTCCCGGCCCCGACCCCCGTCCGGCAGGCCCTGCTGCACCAGACCAGGTCCTTCGTCCTCCTGCGCCGGGGCGAGCCGGCCGCCGCCCTCGAACACGGCACCCGCGCCCTGGACCTGATGCCCGAGGCGGGCTGGGGCACCGCCCTCGCCTTCCCGCTCGCCGTCCTCGCGGAGGCGCACACCGCGCTGGGCGAGCACGACCGGGCGGCCGAGGTGCTGAACCGGCCGCTCCCCGAGGCGACCCACCGGACGATCTTCACCATCCACCACCAGCACGCCCGCGGCCTCCACCACCTCGCGCTGGACCGTCCGCGCGAGGCGCTGGCCTGCTTCGTCTCGTGCGGCGAGACCCTGCGCTCCTGGGGCCTCGACACCCCGTCGCTGGCGCCCTGGCGGATCGGTGCCGCCGAGGCGTGGCTGGCCCTGGGCCGCCCGGAACGGGCCGTCCGGCTGCTGGACGACCGGCAGGCCGCCCCCGTCCACCGCCGTCCCCGCCCCCGCGCCGGCGCGCTGCGCGTGCTGGCCGCCACCGAACCGCCGGAGCGCCGCGCGGCGACGCTCGCCCGCGCCCTGGAGCTGTACCGCGTCTGCGGCGACCGGCTCGGCATCGCCCGTACCCTCGCCGACCTGGCCACCGCCGTGGAGAAACGTTCCGTACCCGCCCCGGCCCCCGGCGTCGTCCTCACCACCGCCGAGCACCGGGTGGCCGTCCTCGCGGCGCGGGGCCTGTCCAACCGCGAGGTGGCGGCCGAGCTGTCGATCGCGGTGAGCACGGTCGAGCAGCACCTCACCCGCGTCTACCGCAAGTACCGCATCAGACACCGCCGCGACCTGCGCACCCGCCTGGCCACCGGCACCTGA